A region of Oncorhynchus masou masou isolate Uvic2021 chromosome 29, UVic_Omas_1.1, whole genome shotgun sequence DNA encodes the following proteins:
- the LOC135519492 gene encoding heterogeneous nuclear ribonucleoprotein A3-like, producing the protein MEGHEHREPEQLRKLFIGGLSFETTEESLRIHFEQWGNLTDSVVMRDPNNKRSRGFGFVTYSCVEEVDACMAARPHKVDGRVVEPKRAVSREDSNRPGAHLTVKKIFVGGIKEDTREDHIREYFETYGRIETIDIMEERATGKKRGFCFVSFDDNDTVDKIVAQKYHTINSHNCEVRKALPKQEMEASNQRNRGGGSGNFMGRGGNSGGGNFGQGGYGGGRGGDGYNGYGGEGGNYSGGPGYRGGRGGGYGGGSPGYGNQGGGFGGGYDNYNDRGNFRGNFGGGRGGNYNDFGNYGGPQSSYGPMKGNNFGGRNSGGGPYGGGYGSGGGSGHGYGSQRY; encoded by the exons ATGGAG GGTCATGAACATAGGGAGCCTGAACAGCTCAGGAAGCTGTTCATTGGGGGCCTAAGTTTTGAAACCACTGAGGAAAGTTTAAGGATCCATTTTGAACAATGGGGAAAcctcacagacagtgtg GTAATGCGGGACCCAAACAACAAGCGCTCGAGAGGGTTCGGCTTTGTAACATACTCCTGTGTGGAGGAGGTGGATGCCTGCATGGCAGCTCGCCCTCATAAGGTGGACGGACGTGTTGTTGAACCTAAAAGGGCTGTATCGAGAGAG GACTCTAACAGACCGGGTGCCCACCTGACGGTGAAGAAAATATTTGTTGGGGGGATCAAGGAGGACACACGGGAGGACCATATCAGGGAGTACTTTGAGACCTACGGGAGGATCGAGACCATTGACATTATGGAGGAACGCGCAACTGGGAAAAAGAGGGGATTCTGCTTTGTCTCATTTGATGACAATGACACTGTGGATAAAATTGTTG CTCAGAAATACCATACAATAAACAGCCACAACTGCGAAGTCAGAAAAGCACTCCCAAAACAGGAAATGGAGGCGTCCAATCAGAGGA ATAGGGGTGGTGGCTCTGGAAACTTCATGGGCAGAGGTGGTAACTCTGGTGGTGGCAACTTTGGGCAAG GAGGCTACGGTGGCggaagaggaggggatggatACAATGGATACGGTGGAGAGG GTGGAAACTACAGTGGGGGACCTGGCTACAGAGGTGGACGTGGTGGCGGGTATGGGGGAGGAAGTCCTGGGTATGGTAACCAGGGAGGAGGCTTTGGAGGAGGATATGATAACTACAACGACAGAGGCAACTTTAGAG GGAACTTTGGTGGTGGAAGGGGCGGAAATTACAATGACTTTGGCAACTACGGAGGACCACAATCTAGCTATGGTCCCATGAAGGGGAACAACTTTGGTGGCAGAAACTCTGGTGGTGGCCCCTATGGAG gtgGCTACGGCTCAGGCGGTGGAAGTGGGCATGGCTACGGCTCACAGCGATATTGA
- the LOC135519490 gene encoding nuclear factor erythroid 2-related factor 2-like gives MMETEMHKMNPSQQDVDLIDILWRQDIDLGAGREVFDYCHRQKEHELQRQRVQEEEKRQQLLREQEKALLAQLQLDEETGEFVPRIAPSSQSPQSATTAASRQVTQNVSFTEDGDAMSFDECMQLLAETFPLVEATATASVCLDVTVAPAPNMACELPALTQPPLLPASQPPQRTSPDLEQAWMELLSLPELQQCLNMQMKDTLDQTGGYLPTNTTPEVQDPNYSFYPLPNLAEVASNAAEVCPPEFINAFEESFPNMAPLDHLNQMTLKAPDLNTNFSAATFCDVFYQDIVNTKVTSVTLPCGQGHGGNSLAEISHKPTFTPMELHDLSPREAFDRGNKTEIMPEFPDSDSGVSVEASPHASSPEKSMYGDGSFGGYSDSDMEEMDSNPESAESDYSEMFSLSFQPDGFQTSPSVSAQQQDKKPKHGKTEPDEETGHNDPPFTKDKKRRRSEKRLSRDEQRAKALQIPFTVDMIINLPVDDFNEMMSKHQLNEAQLALVRDIRRRGKNKVAAQNCRKRKMENIVELEYDLDSLKEEKERLQREKTKNYSSLRQMKQELNTLYLEVFSLVRDEEGKPYSPSEYSLQQTTDGTVFLVPRIKKMLFKKNDN, from the exons ATGATGGAAACTGAGATGCATAAAATGAATCCTAGTCAACAG GACGTGGACCTAATCGACATCCTGTGGAGGCAGGACATTGACCTGGGCGCAGGGCGAGAGGTGTTTGACTACTGCCACCGTCAGAAGGAGCATGAGTTGCAGCGGCAGCgggtgcaggaggaggagaagaggcagCAGCTGCTGAGAGAACaggagaaggccttgctggctcagctacagctggatgaggagacaggggagTTCGTGCCCCGCATTGCACCCAGCAGCCAGTCACCGCAGTCTGCCACCACCGCCGCATCCCGTCAAGTCacacag AATGTCAGCTTCACAGAAGACGGAGATGCCATGTCATTTGATGAATGTATGCAGCTGCTGGCAGAGACCTTCCCACTGGTAGAGGCTACGGCA ACCGCTTCCGTCTGTCTGGACGTCACCGTAGCGCCAGCCCCAAACATGGCATGTGAGCTACCAGCTTTgacccagccacccctcctcccagcctcccagccccctcaGAGGACCTCCCCAGATTTGGAGCAGGCCTGGATGGAGCTTTTGTCCCTTCCTGAGCTGCAG CAATGCCTGAATATGCAAATGAAGGACACACTGGATCAGACAGGAGGATATCTGCCCACTAACACCACCCCTGAGGTGCAGGATCCAAACTACAGCTTCTACCCATTGCCCAACCTGGCAGAGGTGGCGTCAAATGCAGCAGAGGTCTGCCCACCTGAATTCATCAACGCCTTTGAGGAGAGCTTTCCCAACATGGCTCCTCTTGACCACCTCAATCAGATGACCCTAAAGGCTCCAGACCTAAATACTAACTTCAGTGCAGCAACTTTCTGTGATGTATTTTATCAAGACATTGTCAACACAAAAGTGACCAGTGTCACCCTGCCTTGTGGCCAAGGACATGGAGGTAACTCCTTGGCAGAGATATCACACAAGCCTACTTTTACACCAATGGAATTACATGACCTTTCTCCTAGAGAAGCATTTGACAGAGGAAACAAAACTGAGATAATGCCAGAATTTCCAGATTCGGACTCAGGTGTGTCTGTGGAGGCAAGTCCACATGCTAGCTCCCCTGAGAAATCGATGTATGGGGACGGATCCTTTGGTGGCTACAGCGATTCAGACATGGAGGAGATGGACAGTAACCCTGAGAGTGCAGAGTCTGACTACTCCGAGATGTTCTCACTGTCTTTCCAACCGGATGGTTTCCAGACTTCTCCCTCTGTGTCAGCTCAGCAGCAGGACAAAAAGCCCAAACATGGCAAGACAGAGCCAGATGAGGAGACTGGCCACAACGATCCCCCCTTCACCAAAGACAAGAAGAGGAGACGCTCCGAGAAGCGTCTCTCCAGAGACGAGCAGCGTGCCAAGGCCCTCCAGATCCCCTTCACTGTGGACATGATCATCAACCTGCCTGTGGACGACTTCAACGAGATGATGTCCAAGCACCAGCTCAACGAGGCCCAGCTGGCCCTGGTCAGAGACATCCGCCGGCGGGGAAAGAATAAGGTGGCTGCCCAGAACTGCCGCAAACGCAAGATGGAGAACATCGTGGAGTTGGAGTATGACCTGGACTCACTGAAGGAGGAAAAGGAGcgactgcagagagagaagacCAAGAATTACAGCAGCTTGCGGCAGATGAAGCAGGAGCTTAACACCCTGTACCTGGAGGTGTTCAGTCTAGTGAGGGATGAGGAAGGGAAGCCCTACTCCCCGTCCGAGTACTCCCTCCAGCAGACCACCGATGGCACAGTCTTCCTCGTCCCCCGCattaaaaaaatgcttttcaagaAAAATGACAACTAG